A region from the Benincasa hispida cultivar B227 chromosome 12, ASM972705v1, whole genome shotgun sequence genome encodes:
- the LOC120068447 gene encoding protein SENSITIVITY TO RED LIGHT REDUCED 1: MAASAKTLAIPDQSNNGDWTVVLPRRGRQRKIFRKLSNREDQRTWSPTDQANDTIRESKLLQKMEICIKKVESSQFFQTLVEELGTKPVLESLNRVLASESKMGMVIYGVGSIENYENPRLQLGLAILLKRKFSWIGSLEVFDPILSATECRLMESFGCSVISVNEQGRRCAQKPTMFFMPHCEAELYNNLLQENWTVELLNHVVLFGNSFEIYEQFVSEFKNSPVVDSAKYILASRKFTKEIKIKTVSDDYFDAFHDSSWHFFSPVSPMELQFSDL, translated from the coding sequence ATGGCAGCGTCGGCAAAAACTCTCGCCATTCCGGATCAGTCAAATAATGGCGACTGGACGGTTGTGTTACCTCGTCGTGGCAGGCAGAGGAAAATTTTTCGGAAGCTAAGTAATCGAGAAGATCAACGGACTTGGTCTCCCACTGATCAGGCTAATGATACAATCAGGGAATCGAAACTGTTGCAGAAGATGGAAATCTGTATCAAGAAAGTTGAGAGTTCCCAATTTTTTCAAACTCTTGTTGAGGAGCTTGGAACAAAGCCAGTCTTGGAATCGTTAAATAGGGTTTTGGCTTCGGAATCAAAGATGGGGATGGTTATCTATGGCGTAGGAAGCATAGAGAATTATGAAAATCCTCGTTTGCAGCTCGGTCTTGCAATATTGTTGAAGAGAAAATTTAGTTGGATTGGAAGTTTGGAGGTGTTTGATCCAATTCTTTCTGCAACTGAATGTCGGTTAATGGAGTCCTTTGGCTGTTCTGTTATATCAGTTAATGAGCAAGGACGACGATGTGCACAGAAGCCAACAATGTTCTTCATGCCCCATTGCGAGGCAGAGTTGTACAACAATCTTTTACAGGAAAATTGGACAGTGGAGCTGTTGAATCATGTTGTGTTGTTTGGGAATAGCTTTGAGATCTATGAACAGTTTGTATCTGAATTCAAGAACTCACCCGTTGTTGATTCAGCAAAGTACATCTTAGCCTCTAGAAAGTTCACAAAAGAGATAAAAATCAAGACAGTTTCAGATGATTATTTTGATGCTTTCCATGATTCAAGTTGGCATTTTTTCAGCCCTGTTTCACCTATGGAGCTGCAATTCTCAGATCTTTAA
- the LOC120068446 gene encoding probable ADP-ribosylation factor GTPase-activating protein AGD11, producing MSTQQQNSDSNGVSGACLFELLFPDSEMQGWDWSRMPSDSETQRWNWKKDQQLSGPQKRLEDLLRQSGNKYCADCGSPDPKWVSLNLGVFICIKCSGVHRSLGVHISKVFSVKLDNWTDEQVNTLISMGGNADVNKKYEAGIIDVNRKPKPDSCIEERFEFIRRKYELLQFYNANSSQNSSDNNSFSKRSSSCPQSSNSSSKHGSHDKRHFEKQATRHRIGHAFRNSRVRRDSEHKNSDKNSPAVSRQASAGMVEFVGLVKVNVVRGTNLAVRDVVTSDPYVILTLGHQSVRTRVIKNNLNPVWNESLMLSIPEHIPPLKVLVYDKDTFSTDDFMGEAEIDIQPLVAATKAYEKSTIDESMQLGKWVANNDNNLVKDGIINLVDGKVRQDISLRLQNVERGVLEIELECIPLTQ from the exons ATGTCAACCCAGCAGCAAAATTCTGATTCAAATGGCGTTTCAG GCGCTTGTCTCTTTGAACTCCTGTTTCCAGATTCAGAAATGCAAGGCTGGGACTGGAGTCGGATGCCCTCTG ATTCAGAAACGCAACGCTGGAATTGGAAGAAGGACCAACAGCTCTCTG GCCCCCAGAAAAGGTTGGAAGATCTGTTGCGGCAATCTGGTAATAAGTATTGTGCAGATTGCGGATCACCGGATCCAAAATGGGT ATcgttaaatttgggagtgtttATCTGTATAAAGTGTTCTGGAGTACACAGAAGTCTTGGAGTTCATATCTCTAAg GTTTTCTCAGTGAAACTAGATAATTGGACGGATGAACAAGTTAATACTTTGATAAGCATGGGCGGAAACGCAGATGTAAACAAGAAATATGAAGCTGGCATCATCGATGTGAACCGAAAACCGAAACCAGATTCTTGTATAGAGGAGCGCTTCGAGTTTATAAG GAGAAAGTATGAACTGCTGCAATTTTATAACGCCAATAGTAGTCAAAATTCTAGTGATAACAACTCATTTAGTAAAAGAAGTTCATCATGCCCCCAAAGTAGTAACTCTTCAAGCAAGCATGGTAGCCACGACAAAAGACACTTCGAGAAGCAAGCTACTAGGCATCGCATCGGGCACGCATTTCGTAACAGCCGGGTAAGAAGAGATAGTGAGCACAAGAATTCTGACAAGAACAGCCCTGCAGTCTCAAGACAAGCATCG GCAGGTATGGTTGAATTTGTTGGCTTGGTTAAGGTCAATGTGGTTAGAGGCACAAACCTAGCTGTTCGAGACGTGGTGACCAGCGATCCCTATGTAATTCTCACGTTAGGCCATCAA TCGGTGAGGACTCGCGTCATAAAGAACAACCTAAACCCAGTTTGGAATGAGAGCCTAATGTTGTCGATTCCTGAGCATATCCCTCCGCTGAAAGTG CTTGTCTATGATAAGGACACATTTTCAACTGATGATTTTATGGGTGAAGCCGAAATCGACATTCAACCGTTGGTCGCTGCGACCAAGGCCTATGAGAAGTCCACAATTGATGAATCAATGCAGCTGGGAAAGTGGGTGGCAAATAATGACAATAACTTGGTAAAAGATGGAATCATTAACCTTGTAGATGGAAAGGTCAGACAGGATATATCTCTTAGATTGCAGAATGTGGAAAGAGGTGTCCTTGAGATTGAACTAGAATGCATTCCTCTTACACAATAG